The following nucleotide sequence is from Triticum urartu cultivar G1812 unplaced genomic scaffold, Tu2.1 TuUngrouped_contig_7197, whole genome shotgun sequence.
AAGTGCCTTTGTACCTGGAAGGTTAATTACTGATAATGCTTACGTTCCTTTTGAATGTATCCATGGCATTAAGCCAGAGAAGGACCCTGTAAGTAGTTTTTGCGCATACAAGTTGGACCTGTCAAAAGCATATGATAGTGTGAACTGGGAATTCGTGAAGTTGTTCAGTTAAAAGCAAAGACACCAATTGATGTAGATGGACGCCCACTAGAGATATTGCATGAGAAGTCTGATGCTACCCTGGGTGCTAGATGGACTGGTTGTACATGGCTAGATGAAGCTCAATGTAGATGGTGCCTACATCAAGGAGGCAGGCAAGGCCAGTGTGGGGATGATCCTCTGTGACAGTACCGACGGGATAGTCTTCTCACCGTGCAGAAATCTCTTGCACTGTGTGAGTCCATTGCAAGCTGAGCTAGTGGCATGCCTGGAGGGGCTCAATTTTGCACTGCAATGGTCTACTCTTCCAATCGATGTTGAGCTGGATTGCAAAGTCGCCGTGGATTTCATTCAGTCACAGTCCACGGACAGATCAATGAATGCAATGCTGGTGAATGAAGTGAGGAAGCTTCTTGATGAGAGGGATAGCTCAATTGCTCATATTAATAGGAACCAAAATGCTATAAGTCATAGATTAGCTACTTTTGGTCGTGTTGAAGCCCCTACGGCTCTCTGGATCGGCTTGGGGCCTACTAAATGTACCACAACTCTGTATGGAGCATCTCCCTCCAAGTTGAGCAAGTTGAGCAATGAAATCCCTTTAGCCTTGCAAAAATAAGTAAATTATTCACTTAATTGTGACAAACCGGACGAAAACGGCAGCAACACGTTCATATAGGGCACCTTTGGCCGATGAGGCTGCCCATGTTGATCCACACGACGGGTTTGTGCTGAAGCCCCTACGGCTCTCTGGATCAGCTTGGGGCCTACTAAATGTACCACAACTCTGTATGGAGCATCTCCCTCCAAGTTGAGCAAGTTGAGCAATGAAATCCCTTTAGCCTTGCAAAAATAAGTAAATTATTCACTTAATTGTGACAAACCGGACGAAAACGGCAGCAACACGTTCATATAGGGCACCTTTGGCCGATGAGGCTGCCCATGTTGATCCACACGACGGGTTTGTGTGTAAAATGTCCGTGTTGTCACTTTTCTCCAGGAAACACTCACCACGACAAGCACACGAGTTCTGGCCGCATGTGTCGCAACTCTGAGTCCAAAAGGCGAGCCACAAAGGTTTAGCCAGGTGTTGTGAGCGGTTGCCAAGCGAGACCATCCGTCACACATCAAAGAGATCACGACAAATCCACGGACGAGCTGACTAGTACAATCTTGTGATCCCGACCTTACCCATCCTCATAGTTGTTGGCTTGTTGCCACACGGGCTGTCGACGAGAACCGCCTCACACTGCAAATTCCACAAGCCGAATCCATCTCCGAGGCGATCGCCCTAAAGAGGCCAAGCAGTAGTGCCAATCATCGTCCGATCGACCAAGCTGCCAAGATTCTCTCTCTGAAGATTATGCTTTTATTCTTTCTTTctatttttgcaaaagattagtcAAGGTATCCCCAATGCAGACCTCAAAACGCCTTCATCCATTTGAATGTAGTTCTGGACATAGTTTGCCATCAAACATGGTACCCCCGGTCTACGAACCAATCTGGATGACCGAAATCACATAAACCAGACACAAATCGAGGGACTCTGGGAGTTCGAACCGCTGCCACGCATGTGCCTGCCATCCCGGACCTAACCATAAATATTTACCGCACCCGCGACCACCCCTGCGTGAAGCGGCTGCGGCACATTCAGGTCGGTCCGGAGCACCGGCACCGCATTCATGCCGGCCCAGAGCGGGCGCAACCTCTCACTGGACCTGGCATTGACGTAGTGCATCGGTCGAGAGCGCCGCCTGCGCCGCGTCCTGATTTCTGCAATGTTCAATGCCGAAGCGACGTGACTGGAAGGGACAGAACAACTATCTACTGCATTCAAACCGGCTGCCCGTCCGCTCGCTTGCTGAAATTAAACAGGTGCGGCGGTCAAGAAACCCACTCTAGCATCCGTGCCGACACAGTCCGCCGCTTTACCTGACTAACACTCGCTATTTAAATGTGGCCTCGCTCGTCACCATCTGCAGTCCGCTTCCAATCCTGCTCAGTGCACCACCTCTCCGTCGTGCACCACCTTCTCCATCACCGCGAACTCTAGAGCAATGTGGAACAACCTCTCGACGGAGCAGTAGTATGAGGTGGCCAGCATTGCGGGCGGATGATAGAGTCGTCGTGCGCGGAGGATATAGGCAGGCTTGCCAGCAAGCTCGCCGAGGTGACCGATAATGACCCAACAATGGAGGAATACTCTGACAAAGAGGCGATGCCCCTGCACGCGCAACACTTTGACACTGTCATGGCGACACCCCTGCATGGGCGGATGACAGAGTCACCATGGAACAGGCGGAGACGCACTTTGACGCCGTCATGGCGGAGAAGCAGTTGGCGCCGCTGCTAGTGTCGATGTTTTGTAAGGTGCAGGAGGAGCAGCGCTACAACCTCGTCCTCCTCCCGCATCACCGGTTCATGGAGGGGTAGATCTACGGTGAGTTCGTGAGCGAGAAGGCTATGATGGCCATGGCCGGGGAGAACCCGAACTTCATCGAGGTGCAGCGAACGCTCTGGGAGGCTGCACGCAACGCTCGCCTGGTGGCGTCGGACGCGGAGGCGACACTGGCGGTTGCGGACGGGAACCTCGGCAGCTGCTCCATTGGCGCCGCTACAACCACGAGGCAAACCCTTCCACGTCGAACCTCACCTGCACTAGCGACACCTAGCCCGCAGACTCCGACGAGGAATAGTAGGACATGGGAGACGACGGTGTCTCCCGTCCCATATGTGGGCCAGTTCGTGTTCCATTTCTTACTCTTCTTCGCCGGCGACTGCAGCTTCACTTCCCGAGGCTCACGGCCGCGGAACATGGACGCGGGGAACAACAGGAGCTTGAAGAACATGCAAGATTTATACTAGGTTAGGGTCCAGTTGCTTTTGTTTAATGAAATATGTCGAAAACGTGGACCGGTTTAAATAAAAATCATCTGGTTTGCATGAAGATTGTTGGGGTCATGTTGTGGTCATCGGGTGCGGCGCAACCAGGTCAGCGGAGTTGCTACATCTCCACAAGGAGATCTCTGCATGCACGACCAAGCGGCTTCTTCCTCTCCGTTGCGTGCGGTTCTACTCCAAGATATCTGGCGTCAGAGAGATCTTGTTCCTCTGGTTCTAGAGGAATGCTAGAGATCTTTTTATTTTcgtcaaaaggaaaaaaaaaagagTCCTAGAATATAAATGAGGCTTTTTAGCAGTATATAAAAAAATTACTAGATCTTTTAGTTAGCCAACAACCCAGAAAACAACACGGGCAAGCTATAGCAACCGTGCCGTGCGAAGTACTAGTAGATGCGGTCGATGTGTACGCCACATCCcagaaagcggaagcgttatgacaacgcggttgatgtagtcgtatgccTTCGCGACCCTCCTCTCCTCACCCGTGGCCGTGGGAATACATCAGCGGCCACAAACAGCGGTCGCCGCATCTGACGAGGGAGAAGCTCCCTGATGGGTGATCGGAATCGGAAGGGGGGACGGACGATGGTTGTGCCGCGCGGGCGATCGATCGAGGTCATGGTGGACGCAGCCGAGGAGATCGATGAGACGGCTGATCCATCGAGGTGGACGCAGCCGACGAGATGAGACAGCCGAGAACGATGGATGAGATCCTCGATCGGCCTTCTCATGTCATCCATCCTTCTAATTCCCTACTAGGTTTGGATCTTCTTATCGTTCCTCTTCTCTCATGGTGTTTATGGTTGGAGTTTTCGTCGATTTTTCGGAAATTTTGGTTGGGATCCCCCTGTTTCTTCCGGCCGGGGAAGGTTGCTGACAGCCAAATTAACCTCACAATACACCAGTACAAAAACAGAATAAAGCAAGACCAAATCCATGTTTTTGGTTCCTACTCGTAGCATTTGTTTACAGAATCCGGCTGCCAAATCATCCGTTTGGTCTCAAACACTTCCAGCTGGGCTGGCGCGGTATTCAGCCAAATCTTCTATTTTGGTCTCATACGCACGCACACTTCCAGCGCTCCTATCCAAAAAATTACACTTCCAGCGCAGTTTTTCATCTTACAAAAAAGATCAGGTGTTTTGCACCGCCAAATCTTTCGTTTGGTTTCTTACGCGCAGTTTACCAACCAGTGTTTTGCACCGTCAAAAAATACCCATTGCTCTCGTCACTTCCATGCATGCTACTGAATTCCCAAAAACGTTGCTTCAGCCTCCTTGCTTGCAATCTCCTTGGCtgcctccaccaccaccagtcTCCTTGCTTCCTGCAAAATATGTCAAACCAATGCATGTAAAGCAGATCCTCCGAGAAATTCATCTAGAGTATTTATAACCATATACAGATCAAACAAGCTTtatgattgattgattgatttaTTTAAAATTTTGGAACAAAGGACACCCCGGATTGGGTTAAACAAAAGGTTGTGGTCTCACTGGACTTTGCAAAGGCTAGACCCGAGCCATGTCAAGTGCATCATAATCTCCTACTACTAGCTAGTTAGCTGGGCAGAGTTTACAGCAGCAGGCACAACTAGCTCACTTGACCAAAAGGTGCCCTGCTCACAAGTCACAGCATGATGCCTGGTTGTCCGCCTGATTCTACTCTCTGGACATACCACCACTGCTTCAAATGCCAGGAACATTTATTGAGAATGTACTAGGTCAGGACATTTGACATGGAGGCACTGAACTCTTTGTCCCTGCTAATGATTTGAGATATATTCATGCAGCAACAATTTATTCACCATGCTACAAAGTACTCCTACAAACCAGTTTCCATTGTCTGCATTGCATGGTATGGCCATGGACCTATATATGGTCAGACTACACAAGACTAAAAATTAGCAATTTCTGCTGTGAACACCAACTGGCCATGGACCTATGGGGAGACTGTAGGAAGCCAATGTTTGACCCAACAGACCAGCTCTACTCTGGCCACATACGCCTTTCAGAAACCACATGGTGTGGTATGAGCTAAGTAGCACCCAACACAAGACCATGTAAGCATGTCGTAGCAGCACAATGAAAAATAAAAACATGCATGACGAGAGAAAGGAGTTTAAATCTAAACAGGAAAGGCAACATACATGGTTGGCCCACGGTGTTGTAGATCAACGTCCAGGCATCAGGGCACCACTGCTCGAACTTGCGCAAAACAGCACTTTGGCTACCCCCAAGGTGCGTCTGCAGTTAACCAAATGGTTAATCAATATTAACACCTTGTTTGGCATGCAAGCTAGATGGAGAATTAGTTACCTTAATGTAGTGAGGGTACGTGGAGAAATGCTTCCATAGGTTCCTCACGAGCCTGACAAGATCATTTGGATAGTCAATATCACAGTTCCATATGTATTCCCTGATCTTGTTGGCCGCAGCTCTACCCTCGGCTCCTTGAAGTTTCAGCGCCGCCTTCCTTTTGTTGTTATCTATGTTCGCTCTTTCCATCATTTCTTTTAGTGTTTTCAGCTCCTGACACATGTCATCTTCAGACTCATTTCTTGGCCATCTTATTCCACAAGCATTAAGAGCCGCACTACAATCTCGAGTTGATGAGAATATGTCAATGAGATACTTGCTCTTGTCTTCATCATCCCACTCAATGGGATAAAACTTGGCAACTTTTGCCAAATTTTTGCCAATGAAGTCAGGACCATGTTTCTCAATGAAATCACAGTACGCCCTGGTCCCTGTGTGCATTTGTATCAAAACGTCGGCTGTCATAATTTTCTTTATCTCCGCACATAGTTTCACATATAGTTTTTCCATATACTTTTGAGTCTTATCCCTGAGATCCTCAACTGCGAATTAGTGGAGTTGGTGAATCAGACAGATGTGGCCAGGAGCGATAAATTAAATTAGACAATAACAAGTTGATATTAAGAAACACTCTTAGCGGATAATTTTGTATGCAACCTATAAAAAACATAAAGGTCAAATATGTTAATGTTGAAGTTTTAAAATTTTGGGTGCACATACTTGTATTCACCATCTACATGCAAGATCAATTTTCCTATATTTCCGGAACTTAAAAATGTCTTCTTTTTCCAAAAGAAAATCCTATCTGATTCAGATGGTCCTACGAACATATGCACATTTTCGTGTAAGCAAATATGCAACATTATATCTAAATTAAAATATGCTTATAAATAACCTCCACAAAACAAAATTTTGCACAACATAacccaatatttttttatttgtagaATAAAATTATAGTGTTTGTATAGATTTTAGAGACGCACTATCTTAGGAGAGTGCAAAAAAGAAATTACCATCATCGAAGAATACTTTAAGTTGAGGTTGACCATTCACAGTCTTCAGATATAGGTTGTCAACTGTAAGGTCTTTCGGACACATCTTACGTCTAATCATCTTGTCCAAGATATCAAGTAGATCTCTGTGAAACAGTATCTCAGTTAGTGTGCAGTGGAAGTAAAAACATTATATTAGTTATTGTGCAGTGGAAATAAAATATTAGTACAAACTAGCAGATCGCCGGTGCGTTACTCCGAAATTTTTTCGTTCTTGCATGCATTGTCTAAATGGTTGTGTTGTTGGTACTTATTTTTTTCTCAAAAAGAATAATCCCAAATTTTGGGCAAAAGAGAATATATTTCCAAAATATAGGATCAATTAATCATAAGATTGTGATATATATGTCTATTACATAGGTTGGATAGTGATCACAATAATTACCAGTGATTTAAAGCGTAATAAAAGGTGATTATATACATGTGTAACGTGGTCCATTCTACAACCACCCCTTGAGAATTGTAGATGAAATATTCTACAACCAACCCTCCTAGATCAGCCAAACCCACTCAAAAGTAACAAATACTGCAGGAGCAAACCCCACCGCCCTAAACTAAAAGAAAAAACGCCGCACTAGACCCATCTTCCCAGCATTGTGCCCCTATCACCCCAAGGCCACCGCGCCGCCACACCCTCCCCTCCCCATCGCACCTCATCGCCATAGTTTTGCATCAGCCTTATCTACCCTCCAATCCAATCCACCTTCCCGTGCAGCCACATAGGAACCGCGGCGCCGCCACACCTAGCCTCGACCAGCCACCCCGCGCCGCCACCTTCTCCTCGGTCAAAGGCAGCCAAGGATGTTCGACTACGGCACTGCTTCGGCTAGAGGAGGTCTTCCACCTTGGTATGGTCAGAAAGGTCCATTAGGCGAgtccccctcctctgctctcctCGGCAGGCTGGTGATCATCAAGCACACGGACGCCCATGCACAACTTTTAAATTCGCTCCACACACGATGACGTCCCCTAACTGATGTCCATGGCCACAGCTAGCAGGGCGGAGTGTGGAGCAGGATCACTCTCCTACCACATGTTGCAACAACCACCATCTACAATGAGAATGCTCCGCAGATTGTCGATGTTTGATTTTCTATCCCTGTTTATTTTTGTGTAGTTTCTGCTTTGCGAGAAGTTCACATATTTTGTTGCAGGAGGTCTGCTAGTTGCCTCATGATGGTTCATTTTTTGCCAAGCCAATTTGCTAGTTCACCTCCAAGGCTCCACCCCCATCCCGCGGCAGTTGACACGTGGACAGTTAGTTCTCAACCCTGTCGTCATATCATTAGCGACATTCCACACATTTGGAAATAAAAACATTCGTCAAAGAGTTGCAAAAATTAGTGATACAGATGAGAAGTTAATTTCTCAGCTTGTGGGAAGCTTGTCGTTTGTCGAGAAGTTCACTTCCTCACACAAGGAGTACTTATGAATCGGGAAGTTCTGTTCATTCGTTCGGGAAGTTCACAAAAATGTTGGGAAAAATATTTTTTGTTCGGCAATTCACGTTGTTCATGCTGAAGTTGGCCTTATACTATGTGAGAAGTTAGTTAACTTTCGGCAATCTAGTTATTCATAGGGACAGTTCACATGTTCATTGGGGGTTCACCCAAAAATAACACTCGAATCTAACCATTTTTTAAACTTCTCTTAAATCGCAAGGAATTTGAATGAAGTGTTCCATACAAAAAGAAAAGTTACATCTAGTAAATATCTTTCCAACGGTATTTTGTTTGCATCATTTCGATAAGTGGTTTGATCATTTTGATAAAAATGCGCTCCATGTCATTTGATATGAATTGCACAATTTTTAGAACTGCTCTTGAACCTTAAATTTTGAAAAATATGCTGCATGAAAAAGTTGCGCCTAATCAATATCTTTCTAACGGTATTCACTTGCATAATTCCAAAATATGGTTTGAAAATTTCTTGTTAAACAGAAACAAAGGGCTGGTTGTACAACAACCAGTTGTATATAGATGTAATGGTTTGTGGGAATGACATAAATGATATAACGTTGGGAATAAATCGATTAGGCGCAATTTTCATGTAGAATGTTTTTTCAAATTCGTTACGGCCTAATAGCAGTTTGAAAACTGTGTCACGCCACTAAACCGTGTGCCTCACATCGCTATTGTTGCCTCCCTTTGCGCCATGCAGGTTCCGCTCCGCATATGGATGAGGTGAGATGGATGATGGCATATGCTGGTTCGGTGGGTTTCTAGTTGTAGAGTATGTCTAAAGAATGGTTGTAGAATATATCCagcccatatatatatataatagtTACGGTAACGATTCTTAGTAATTTAAGACATAAATACCCACTATATATAGCAGTATATATGTTTTAGATAATAATACGCCAATTGTTAGTAATTCAAAACATAGTAACGATCGAAGTGAATGGACCGTCGCCAACCCAGATCCTATTATAAGATTGAAGGTGTGATTCTGCTGAAAATACTTACAGTGTGATTCTGCTGAAAACAGGGGTGAATTTTCCATCCATATTTAAAATCCTGTTCTCTTCAATCTTGTTCTTTTCACCATGCTTGAGCCATCCATTTAAGGTACCATCAAAAGAGCTGGTGGATATTATAAGACGATAATCTGGGTGCAACTTGTAGATATTCTGCAACACCACCACATTTGGGTGCCTCCAGGTGCTCATCAGTCGGAGCGAAGAAAGAACTTTGTGTTTGTCTTTAGCATCATACCACTTCAAGAGGCAATCAGTGGTGAAACTCCCTACAGTGTAGGTTCCTCTGAAGAAGGCAGTAGGCACCTCATGAAAATCAGAAACGAAGTCTTTTTTCTTCCCTAGCTTAATGGCCTTGACAGAGCAGCTGCGGTTTGTGTTGTCATAAGAAAAATACCGCGAGTAGAGTGGAAGGTCCGGTTTGTTCAACCTGGATTCGAAATGTTTGTAGTGAGGTATGAGATTGTATTTTTAAACTAATAGGAATATACAGGAAACATTGTATTTTTAAAC
It contains:
- the LOC125531475 gene encoding uncharacterized protein LOC125531475 isoform X1, translating into MASSTDTDMLEEHVPVKTTTVQVKWCGNDYDVVVQSDADVGELKRRVEHDTELPFKRQRHINTQTNDELADNYRVSLLDSPPTTFLIGLNKPDLPLYSRYFSYDNTNRSCSVKAIKLGKKKDFVSDFHEVPTAFFRGTYTVGSFTTDCLLKWYDAKDKHKVLSSLRLMSTWRHPNVVVLQNIYKLHPDYRLIISTSSFDGTLNGWLKHGEKNKIEENRILNMDGKFTPVFSRITLDLLDILDKMIRRKMCPKDLTVDNLYLKTVNGQPQLKVFFDDVEDLRDKTQKYMEKLYVKLCAEIKKIMTADVLIQMHTGTRAYCDFIEKHGPDFIGKNLAKVAKFYPIEWDDEDKSKYLIDIFSSTRDCSAALNACGIRWPRNESEDDMCQELKTLKEMMERANIDNNKRKAALKLQGAEGRAAANKIREYIWNCDIDYPNDLVRLVRNLWKHFSTYPHYIKTHLGGSQSAVLRKFEQWCPDAWTLIYNTVGQP
- the LOC125531475 gene encoding uncharacterized protein LOC125531475 isoform X2 is translated as MASSTDTDMLEEHVPVKTTTVQVKWCGNDYDVVVQSDADVGELKRRVEHDTELPFKRQRHINTQTNDELADNYRVSLLDSPPTTFLIGLNKPDLPLYSRYFSYDNTNRSCSVKAIKLGKKKDFVSDFHEVPTAFFRGTYTVGSFTTDCLLKWYDAKDKHKVLSSLRLMSTWRHPNVVVLQNIYKLHPDYRLIISTSSFDGTLNGWLKHGEKNKIEENRILNMDGKFTPVFSRITLDLLDILDKMIRRKMCPKDLTVDNLYLKTVNGQPQLKVFFDDGTRAYCDFIEKHGPDFIGKNLAKVAKFYPIEWDDEDKSKYLIDIFSSTRDCSAALNACGIRWPRNESEDDMCQELKTLKEMMERANIDNNKRKAALKLQGAEGRAAANKIREYIWNCDIDYPNDLVRLVRNLWKHFSTYPHYIKTHLGGSQSAVLRKFEQWCPDAWTLIYNTVGQP